One part of the Coffea eugenioides isolate CCC68of chromosome 10, Ceug_1.0, whole genome shotgun sequence genome encodes these proteins:
- the LOC113749805 gene encoding ankyrin repeat-containing protein At5g02620-like gives MAGVRKLQLERTLSIQSCFPESFSGPGSGTSDQATGYATATIPQHVVSVLLSYNVPVGDQSDHIIQNGMELDNRTVSAQMLHPPYWEASTPSAKNLTIYVPLYQAALKGDWERAKAFMTRHPGALTATITKGWERALHIAAGAKQVKFVEELVELMDPPELAAQNKFGNTALCFAAASGITRIAELMVAKNNELPMVRGSKGVTPLHMAALLGYRDMVWYLVSVTDPQCLTKEDYVSLIIATISTDLYDVALHIIQCKPELAVERDPNGETALHVLARKPSAFCSKNGLGVWQRCIYPWVKLHLWKKSSYKFSKTVDQNDKCTRAHLLFDRLLHRATEKIGIQEVFERKLKHFQALELLKCIWKQVMLLDDSQIGKLLRGPSRPLFVAAECGNFEFIVELLRSYPDLIWKVDEQSQSFFHIAVIHRQERIFKLIYQIGALKDLITSYKSTNNSNILHLAAKLAAPNRLNIVSGAALQMQRELLWLKEVEKNVQPLYKEMRDSEGRMPHMLFTQEHKALLKSGERWMKDTASSCMLVATLITTVMFAAIFTVPGGNNDETGTPIFLKDKAFIIFSISDALTLFSSVTSILMFLSILTSRYAEVDFMETLPKRLIIGLMTLFFSIASMLIAFSASFSIVHGHKIAWIIIPVALAACIPVLLFAFSQFPLVADMFHSSYGSGIFAQEPTDVLF, from the exons ATGGCAGGTGTGAGGAAGCTGCAATTGGAAAGAACTCTATCGATACAATCATGCTTCCCTGAGAGCTTCTCTGGTCCAGGCTCAGGAACTTCTGATCAGGCAACCGGCTATGCTACTGCCACCATTCCACAACATGTTGTTTCGGTTCTGCTTTCTTACAATGTACCCGTTGGAGATCAATCTGATCACATCATCCAGAATGGGATGGAACTTGATAATAGGACTGTTTCTGCACAGATGCTCCATCCTCCATACTGGGAAGCCA GCACTCCATCTGCCAAAAATCTTACCATTTACGTACCCTTGTACCAAGCTGCACTTAAGGGTGATTGGGAAAGGGCTAAAGCATTTATGACAAGGCATCCTGGGGCTTTAACCGCAACAATCACTAAAGGCTGGGAAAGAGCTCTCCACATTGCTGCTGGTGCCAAACAAGTCAAGTTTGTTGAGGAGTTGGTTGAATTAATGGATCCACCAGAATTGGCTGcacaaaacaaatttggtaaCACGGCACTTTGCTTTGCAGCAGCATCTGGAATTACAAGGATTGCAGAATTGATGGTGGCAAAGAATAATGAATTGCCAATGGTGAGGGGTAGTAAAGGAGTTACACCCCTTCACATGGCAGCCTTACTAGGTTATAGAGATATGGTGTGGTATCTTGTGTCAGTAACTGATCCTCAATGTTTAACCAAAGAAGACTACGTTAGCCTGATTATTGCAACTATAAGTACCGATCTATATG ATGTAGCTCTGCATATAATTCAATGCAAACCAGAATTGGCAGTTGAACGTGATCCTAACGGGGAGACAGCACTTCATGTTTTGGCACGAAAGCCTTCAGCATTCTGTTCCAAGAATGGACTGGGAGTCTGGCAGAGATGCATTTACCCTT GGGTCAAACTGCACCTATGGAAGAAATCTTCTTATAAGTTTAGCAAGACGGTAGACCAGAATGACAAATGTACCAGAG CGCACCTATTGTTCGATAGACTTCTTCATCGTGCAACAGAAAAGATAG GAATCCAAGAAGTATTTGAGAGAAAACTGAAGCACTTCCAAGCTCTCGAgttattgaaatgcatttggaAACAGGTTATGTTGTTGGATGACTCGCAAATTGGGAAGTTACTCAGAGGTCCATCAAGACCTCTTTTTGTTGCTGCGGAGTGTGGAAACTTTGAGTTCATTGTTGAGCTACTGCGCTCCTATCCTGATCTCATTTGGAAGGTGGATGAACAAAGCCAAAGCTTCTTTCACATTGCAGTCATACACCGCCAAGAAAGGATCTTTAAACTAATTTACCAAATAGGAGCTCTTAAAGATTTGATTACATCTTACAAAAGCACAAATAACAGTAACATATTACACCTTGCTGCTAAGTTAGCAGCCCCAAATAGATTAAACATAGTTTCAGGAGCAGCCCTACAAATGCAGAGAGAGTTACTATGGCTTAAG GAGGTAGAGAAGAATGTCCAACCGTTGTATAAGGAGATGAGGGATTCAGAAGGACGAATGCCACATATGTTATTCACTCAGGAGCACAAGGCATTACTTAAAAGTGGAGAAAGGTGGATGAAGGATACTGCCTCATCATGTATGCTTGTTGCTACACTCATAACCACTGTGATGTTTGCAGCCATCTTCACAGTACCTGGAGGCAATAATGATGAGACAGGCACACCAATTTTTCTCAAAGACAAAGCTTTCATAATCTTTTCCATATCCGATGCACTTACTCTCTTCTCATCAGTGACTTCAATCTTGATGTTCTTGTCTATTCTCACTTCACGGTATGCAGAAGTAGATTTCATGGAAACATTACCAAAGAGGTTGATCATTGGCCTTATGACACTCTTCTTCTCCATAGCTTCCATGCTTATAGCTTTTAGTGCAAGCTTTTCAATTGTACATGGCCATAAGATAGCATGGATTATCATTCCAGTGGCGCTAGCTGCTTGTATTCCTGTCTTGTTATTTGCATTTTCTCAGTTTCCCCTGGTAGCTGACATGTTTCATTCAAGTTATGGTTCAGGAATATTTGCCCAGGAACCTACAGATGTTCTTTTCTAG